The DNA segment GTTCCTTATTTTTTTATTAAAAATATACGAATATTTAATTAGTTAATTATATTTATAATTTGCAAAGTTAGAATTTGCAATAATAGAAACACGAATATTACAAAGAATTAAAATGAATACTTAAAAAAATAATATAAATAATCAAATTTTATTAATAAAATAATAAATAATGTTCGTGAATTTTATTGACTTATAAAATTTATTTTGATAATATGAACAATGTTGAAAAAAATAAGTACAAAGGAGAAAATTTATGGAGGCATTTTTTAAATTAAAAGAAAATGGAACAAATGCAAAAACTGAAATATTAGCTGGCATAACTACATTTATGACTATGGCATATATACTTGTGGTTAATCCAGGTATATTATCAGATGCAGGTATGGATTTTGGTGCAGTATTTACAGCTACTGCATTAGCAGCAGTTATTTCAACATTAATAATGGGGCTTTATGCCAAATTACCTTTTGCACAAGCACCAGGTATGGGATTGAATGCTTTTTTTGCTTATACCATTGTTAAGCAAATGGGATATAGTTGGGAATTTGCTTTGACAGCTGTATTTTTAGAAGGACTTATATTTGTATTATTAACAGCTTTTAATGCTAGAGAGGCAATTGTTGATTCAATACCAGATAATATAAAAAAATCTATATCTGTGGGAATAGGGCTCTTTATAGCATTTATAGGTCTTGAAAATGCAAAAATAGTTCTACATCCTGAAGGAGGAACTATAGTAGCTCTCGGAGATATTACTAGCGGCTATGCACTACTTGCTCTTATAGGAATTTTAATAACTGGGGTACTTCTTGCTAAAAATATAAGAGGAGCATTGCTTATAGGTATTGTAGCCACTACAGTTATAGGAATTCCAATGGGGATAACAAAAGTACCTCATAATATAATAAGTGCACCACCTTCATTATCACCTATATTTATGAAATTTCAATGGAGCCACATATTATCTATGGACATGTTTATAGCACTATTTACACTGCTTTTTATGGACATGTTTGATACCATAGGTACATTGGTAGGAGTAACTACAAAAGCTAATATGATGGATGAAAATGGAAATGTGCCGAGAATAAAGAAGGCTTTATTTGCAGATGCCATAGGGACTACATTAGGAGCGTGTCTTGGAACTAGTACAGTCAGTACTTTTGTAGAGAGTGCATCAGGAGTAGCTGAGGGAGGCAGAACAGGACTTACAGCGGTATCCACTGCAGGTATGTTTGCTATAGCATTATTCTTTTCACCATTATT comes from the Haloimpatiens massiliensis genome and includes:
- a CDS encoding NCS2 family permease, yielding MEAFFKLKENGTNAKTEILAGITTFMTMAYILVVNPGILSDAGMDFGAVFTATALAAVISTLIMGLYAKLPFAQAPGMGLNAFFAYTIVKQMGYSWEFALTAVFLEGLIFVLLTAFNAREAIVDSIPDNIKKSISVGIGLFIAFIGLENAKIVLHPEGGTIVALGDITSGYALLALIGILITGVLLAKNIRGALLIGIVATTVIGIPMGITKVPHNIISAPPSLSPIFMKFQWSHILSMDMFIALFTLLFMDMFDTIGTLVGVTTKANMMDENGNVPRIKKALFADAIGTTLGACLGTSTVSTFVESASGVAEGGRTGLTAVSTAGMFAIALFFSPLFIMIPAPATSPALVLVGLFMMEPIKEIDLLDYTEAIPAFFTIIMMPLTYSISDGIAFGMVSYIFLKVLTKRYKEVSIPAYVVGALFILKFLI